In Priestia megaterium NBRC 15308 = ATCC 14581, the following proteins share a genomic window:
- a CDS encoding LysR family transcriptional regulator, which yields MDIKDLLVFTTVAEEKNISKAAKILSYVQSNVTMRIQQLEAELGTQLFQRSGKGVTLTSSGELLHRYAEQILRLTNEATATVQSSSHTPIGPLKIGATESTAALRLPPLLSTYCTAYPDVDFILETHTTDVLIHLVLTRKLEGAFVAGSCAHPDLNSLFTRDEELVLVSRHPLPSLYSLNDMNLLAFSSGCAYRHTLEMLLTKEGVFPKRILEFGTIEAIIGCVKAGMGLAVMMKSIVSNYNHSLTLTPLPQPYRKVPTFFITRKDAFISAALREFSSILTEQLCTTKP from the coding sequence ATGGATATAAAAGATTTACTTGTTTTTACAACGGTAGCAGAAGAAAAAAATATTTCAAAGGCAGCCAAAATCTTAAGCTACGTGCAGTCGAATGTGACGATGCGAATTCAGCAATTAGAAGCGGAACTGGGTACACAGCTCTTCCAACGAAGCGGTAAAGGGGTAACGTTAACTTCCAGCGGAGAGCTGTTGCATCGTTATGCTGAACAAATTCTTCGTTTAACCAATGAAGCCACGGCAACTGTGCAAAGCAGCTCGCACACGCCGATAGGACCTTTAAAAATAGGTGCAACTGAATCCACCGCGGCTCTTCGGCTACCGCCTTTGCTTTCTACTTATTGCACTGCCTATCCGGATGTAGACTTCATTTTAGAAACACATACAACCGATGTTCTTATTCACCTGGTTTTAACCCGAAAACTTGAAGGCGCATTTGTTGCAGGCAGCTGTGCACATCCTGATCTAAACTCTTTATTTACTCGAGATGAAGAGCTTGTACTTGTGAGCCGGCATCCTCTTCCTTCTCTTTACAGCCTAAACGATATGAACCTATTAGCTTTCAGCAGCGGATGCGCATATCGACATACGTTAGAAATGCTGTTGACAAAAGAAGGCGTATTTCCAAAACGCATATTAGAATTTGGTACGATTGAAGCCATTATTGGGTGTGTAAAAGCAGGTATGGGCTTAGCTGTAATGATGAAATCTATTGTATCTAACTATAATCATTCATTAACGTTAACTCCGCTGCCGCAGCCATATAGAAAGGTTCCTACTTTTTTTATTACGCGAAAAGATGCCTTTATATCGGCGGCTTTACGTGAATTTTCTTCTATTCTGACTGAACAGCTTTGCACAACAAAACCCTAA
- the gltP gene encoding glutamate-aspartate/proton symporter GltP, which produces MKKFLAFQILIALVIGAVIGHFFPDFGMALRPVGDGFIRLIKMIVVPIVFSTIVIGAAGSGSMKQMGSLGLKTIIWFEIITTLVLGIGLLLVNLLKPGVGLDLSHLVKKDIGELSQYTDKVVDFKQMILNIIPTNIVDVMAKNDLLAVIFFAILFGVAAAGVGKASEPAMKFFESTAKIMFKLTQIVMVTAPLGVLALMAASVGQYGIALLLPMLKLIGTVFLGLFIILFVLFPLVGFLFKFNYFEVFKMIWDLFLIAFSTTSTETVLPQLMERMEKYGCPKRVVSFVIPSGLSLNCDGSTLYLSVSCVFLAQAFNIDMPLTQQLFMMLILVMTSKGIAAVPSGSLVVLLATANAVGLPAEGVAIIAGVDRIMDMARTGVNVPGHAIACIVVSKWEKVFRAQTPIPPASHTESL; this is translated from the coding sequence GTGAAAAAGTTTTTAGCGTTTCAAATTTTAATTGCATTAGTAATCGGAGCTGTTATCGGGCACTTTTTCCCGGACTTTGGGATGGCTTTAAGACCGGTAGGAGACGGGTTTATCCGGCTCATTAAAATGATTGTGGTGCCGATTGTCTTTTCAACCATCGTCATAGGTGCTGCGGGAAGCGGCAGTATGAAACAAATGGGGAGTCTAGGGTTAAAGACGATTATTTGGTTTGAAATCATTACTACCCTCGTATTAGGAATCGGTCTGCTGTTAGTGAATTTGCTAAAGCCCGGAGTAGGCCTCGATCTTTCTCATCTTGTTAAAAAAGATATCGGTGAATTGTCTCAGTACACCGACAAAGTCGTAGACTTTAAACAAATGATTTTGAACATCATTCCAACGAATATCGTAGATGTAATGGCAAAAAATGATTTGCTGGCCGTGATTTTCTTTGCTATTTTATTCGGTGTTGCCGCTGCAGGAGTCGGTAAAGCATCCGAACCTGCAATGAAATTTTTTGAATCTACGGCTAAAATTATGTTTAAATTAACGCAAATTGTTATGGTCACAGCGCCTCTTGGTGTACTAGCGCTAATGGCTGCATCTGTAGGGCAATACGGCATTGCACTTCTGCTTCCAATGCTAAAGCTAATTGGAACCGTCTTTTTAGGTCTTTTTATTATTTTATTTGTTTTATTTCCGCTTGTTGGGTTTTTGTTCAAATTCAACTACTTTGAAGTATTCAAAATGATTTGGGACTTGTTTCTTATTGCCTTTTCAACAACAAGTACGGAAACGGTGCTGCCACAGCTGATGGAGCGGATGGAAAAGTACGGATGTCCTAAACGAGTGGTGTCGTTTGTTATTCCGTCCGGCCTTTCGTTAAACTGTGATGGCTCCACGCTGTATTTATCCGTTTCGTGCGTCTTTTTAGCACAGGCTTTTAATATTGACATGCCCCTAACTCAGCAATTATTTATGATGCTTATACTAGTAATGACAAGTAAAGGAATTGCGGCTGTCCCGTCAGGTTCACTTGTTGTGCTTTTAGCCACAGCCAACGCAGTAGGTCTGCCAGCTGAAGGAGTCGCAATTATTGCTGGAGTAGACCGCATCATGGATATGGCCAGAACAGGAGTTAACGTTCCGGGTCACGCCATTGCCTGTATCGTCGTCTCGAAATGGGAAAAAGTATTTCGAGCCCAAACACCAATTCCGCCTGCATCTCACACGGAATCTCTATAA
- a CDS encoding zinc ribbon domain-containing protein YjdM gives MNVPNCPSCQSQYTYEDGNLFVCPECGHEWGQDEKTENTEEQLTVKDANGNLLKDGDSVTVIKDLKVKGSSSVVKIGTKVKSIRLVEGDHNIDCKIDGFGAMSLKSQFVKKA, from the coding sequence ATGAATGTACCTAATTGTCCAAGCTGTCAATCACAGTATACATATGAAGATGGAAACCTGTTCGTCTGCCCGGAGTGTGGGCATGAATGGGGACAAGATGAAAAAACAGAAAACACGGAAGAACAGCTGACTGTAAAAGATGCAAACGGGAACCTTTTAAAAGACGGAGATTCAGTTACTGTCATCAAAGACTTAAAAGTAAAAGGAAGCTCATCGGTTGTGAAAATCGGAACGAAAGTAAAAAGCATTCGTTTAGTAGAAGGCGATCATAACATCGACTGCAAAATTGACGGATTTGGAGCGATGAGCTTAAAATCTCAGTTTGTTAAAAAAGCATAA
- a CDS encoding CBO0543 family protein — protein MHISVLLWLVFQNIHKKTWNKIRELYAGVLYVSFFNILYYFLCNDKLLWDFKSSHLSLKLLRILHLMFITPLMILSFLATYPSTLAKQVKYITKWVCTASFVEWVGLRCKGITFRHGWHLGWSALIYVMMLIFSRWFQKKPFAVLLLSVLATVILSVIFKVPVSKRMLKHPLKRILTRPLKDHVTQAVANKVKRKCLPLKLFS, from the coding sequence GTGCATATTTCTGTCCTTCTATGGCTGGTTTTTCAAAATATCCATAAGAAAACGTGGAACAAAATACGCGAGCTGTATGCTGGGGTTTTATACGTGAGCTTTTTTAATATTCTCTACTATTTTTTATGTAATGATAAATTGCTTTGGGATTTTAAATCTTCTCATCTTTCATTAAAACTACTGCGTATTTTACACCTTATGTTCATTACGCCTCTCATGATTTTGTCGTTCTTAGCTACTTATCCGTCTACACTCGCTAAGCAGGTGAAATATATTACAAAATGGGTATGTACAGCTTCGTTTGTAGAATGGGTTGGGCTCAGGTGTAAGGGAATTACATTTAGGCACGGCTGGCATTTGGGGTGGTCAGCACTTATTTACGTAATGATGCTTATCTTCTCGAGATGGTTTCAAAAAAAGCCTTTTGCGGTATTGCTGCTCTCGGTTTTAGCAACAGTAATTCTCAGCGTTATCTTTAAAGTTCCCGTGAGCAAACGGATGCTAAAACATCCGCTGAAACGAATATTGACTAGGCCTTTAAAAGATCATGTGACTCAAGCTGTTGCGAATAAAGTAAAGCGAAAATGCCTGCCTCTCAAGCTGTTCTCGTAA
- a CDS encoding CBO0543 family protein, with the protein MRNKKFEVKFLRVMLIIALGILPFLFRKPPIKDWLLAYVFNALTNGIIDKFIITHGLLRYPTRLLKKQFRINVLFDFLLYPMISVMINQATYYDKGLKVLYKIVLFTIPMFFIELWAEKRTNLIEWKTGWMWYHTFTSVTLKSYLNRMLIGWIRQIEKKQKETKI; encoded by the coding sequence ATGAGAAATAAAAAGTTTGAAGTGAAATTTTTACGTGTAATGCTGATTATCGCCCTAGGAATTCTCCCTTTTTTATTTAGAAAACCACCGATTAAAGACTGGCTGCTGGCCTATGTATTTAACGCCTTAACAAATGGTATTATTGATAAATTTATTATTACTCACGGCCTTCTTCGATATCCAACTCGCTTATTGAAAAAACAGTTTAGAATTAACGTGTTGTTCGATTTTTTGCTGTATCCTATGATATCCGTCATGATTAATCAGGCTACGTATTACGATAAAGGGCTAAAAGTTTTATATAAAATTGTGCTCTTTACGATTCCTATGTTTTTTATTGAATTATGGGCTGAAAAACGGACGAATCTTATCGAATGGAAAACCGGCTGGATGTGGTATCACACTTTTACTAGCGTAACGTTAAAATCGTATCTTAACCGGATGCTGATTGGATGGATTCGACAAATTGAAAAGAAGCAGAAAGAAACGAAAATATAA
- the ggt gene encoding gamma-glutamyltransferase has product MTYDPHYHPYPSYRVPVYAKKGMVSTSQPLAAQAGLDILKKGGNAIDAAIATAASLTVLEPASNGIGGDAFALVWTNDQLYGLNASGPSPQSISIDALKEKGYRDIPKDGMIPVTVPGAPAAWAALSKRFGKLPLSQVLQPAIQYAKEGFPLAPTLAKQWKQAYDTFKRVHTSEEFESWFQTFAPNGRAPKAGEMWSSIHHARTLQLIGETDAEAFYKGELADRIDAFSKKYSGFLSKEDLAAYEPEWVNPISAHYRGYDVWEIPPNGQGLVALMALNIVKGFELQEKDAVDTYHKQIEAIKLAFADGEKYITEEAKMSVSVSELLSDTYASYRRSLIKEHALRPEAGEPVGSGTVYLATADEAGNMVSFIQSNYMGFGSGIVVPETGIALQNRGHNFSMDPDHDNCLAPNKKTFHTIIPGFLTKNNEPVGPFGVMGGFMQPQGHMQVVMNTIDFQLHPQAALDAPRWQWKKDKTVFVEPAFPSHVAQALERKGHKIEVAVDSMAFGRGQIIWRDPESGVLCGGSESRTDGFVAGW; this is encoded by the coding sequence ATGACCTATGATCCGCATTATCATCCATATCCATCTTACCGAGTTCCCGTTTATGCAAAAAAAGGAATGGTATCTACATCTCAGCCGCTCGCAGCGCAGGCAGGCCTTGATATTTTAAAAAAAGGCGGCAATGCCATTGATGCAGCAATCGCGACAGCAGCGAGCCTTACTGTATTAGAGCCCGCATCTAATGGAATCGGAGGAGACGCGTTTGCGCTTGTTTGGACAAATGATCAGCTGTACGGACTAAATGCTAGTGGACCTTCTCCGCAGTCTATTTCCATTGATGCGCTAAAGGAAAAAGGATACAGAGATATTCCTAAGGACGGAATGATTCCCGTTACGGTTCCCGGGGCTCCGGCTGCTTGGGCTGCTTTATCGAAGCGATTTGGCAAACTGCCTCTTTCTCAAGTACTGCAGCCTGCCATTCAGTACGCCAAAGAAGGATTTCCGCTAGCGCCTACTCTCGCGAAACAATGGAAACAAGCGTACGATACGTTCAAACGAGTACATACAAGCGAAGAATTTGAGTCATGGTTTCAAACGTTTGCCCCAAATGGACGAGCACCAAAAGCAGGAGAAATGTGGTCATCCATCCATCATGCCCGTACGCTTCAGCTCATTGGTGAAACAGATGCAGAAGCGTTTTATAAAGGCGAGCTTGCGGATCGTATTGATGCATTCAGCAAAAAATATAGCGGCTTTTTATCCAAGGAAGATTTGGCTGCTTATGAGCCCGAGTGGGTGAACCCGATTTCCGCTCACTACCGTGGATATGATGTATGGGAAATTCCTCCGAACGGTCAGGGGCTTGTTGCGTTAATGGCATTAAATATTGTCAAAGGCTTTGAGCTTCAAGAAAAAGACGCTGTGGATACGTATCATAAACAAATAGAAGCGATAAAGCTTGCGTTTGCGGACGGGGAAAAATACATTACGGAAGAAGCAAAAATGAGCGTGTCTGTTAGTGAGCTGCTGTCTGATACATATGCAAGCTATCGCCGCAGTCTTATAAAAGAACATGCTCTTCGGCCTGAAGCGGGAGAACCTGTCGGAAGCGGAACGGTGTATTTAGCAACGGCTGATGAAGCGGGAAACATGGTTTCATTTATTCAAAGTAATTATATGGGCTTTGGTTCTGGAATCGTTGTGCCAGAAACGGGAATTGCCTTGCAAAACCGCGGCCATAATTTTTCAATGGACCCTGATCACGATAACTGCCTTGCTCCTAATAAAAAAACGTTTCATACCATTATTCCAGGCTTTCTCACTAAAAATAATGAGCCCGTAGGACCGTTTGGCGTGATGGGAGGTTTTATGCAGCCGCAGGGACATATGCAAGTTGTCATGAATACGATTGACTTTCAGCTTCATCCTCAAGCCGCTTTAGACGCGCCAAGATGGCAGTGGAAAAAAGATAAAACGGTGTTTGTGGAGCCAGCTTTTCCCTCACACGTAGCACAAGCGCTTGAACGAAAAGGACATAAAATTGAAGTAGCTGTTGATTCAATGGCATTTGGGCGCGGACAGATTATTTGGAGAGATCCTGAAAGCGGCGTGCTATGCGGAGGAAGTGAATCACGAACGGATGGATTTGTAGCTGGATGGTAG
- a CDS encoding alpha/beta fold hydrolase — MKKVKAALPLAVSLALGLQVLPMSTSPVQAEAAANAAHHSAKVEVKRANAFLTNVANGKTKEAKRYFSRSLQSKMSEDNLKIWWSALTAQFGSVKKIGTSVQGEVNTVHRNIEIPIEFEHVSATLTVRFSQNRQIDDWRIVPEERQFSFSTPSYDTPKNYSEKQLSIGKAPYELPATLTLPTRSKHQNVPVVILVHGSGPSDQDETFMSLKPFRDLASGLASRGIAVLRYNKRTYEHTAKMSGESKINVDDETTDDAVLAVKAMAKQKGIDSRNIFILGHSQGGMMMPRILKQTQDKSVRGSILLAAPSRTLPELMLEQFAYLVSLNQLPKEQLTFFQQQFAILQDPSFSPAQPPKEFLLGTPYFWYDLAHWHPAEVAKSQDTPLLFLQGARDYQVTTEDFEGWKQSLSQRSNTSFKLYPKLNHFFTEGTGEKSTPDEYAVSANIPSYVIDDIVKWVRETKK, encoded by the coding sequence ATGAAAAAAGTAAAAGCTGCCCTTCCACTCGCTGTTTCTTTAGCACTCGGACTTCAAGTACTCCCTATGTCCACTTCACCTGTTCAAGCTGAAGCAGCGGCAAATGCTGCTCATCATTCAGCAAAAGTTGAAGTCAAACGAGCAAACGCATTTTTAACGAATGTCGCCAACGGCAAAACAAAAGAAGCTAAGCGCTACTTTTCCCGCAGCCTGCAGTCCAAAATGAGTGAAGACAACCTAAAAATATGGTGGTCAGCTCTAACGGCTCAGTTTGGTTCTGTAAAAAAGATTGGTACATCTGTACAAGGTGAAGTCAATACCGTTCATCGAAATATAGAAATCCCAATTGAATTTGAACACGTATCAGCTACTTTAACCGTTCGATTTAGTCAAAATCGTCAAATTGATGATTGGCGAATCGTACCGGAGGAGCGCCAGTTTTCGTTTTCCACACCGTCTTATGACACCCCTAAGAACTACAGTGAAAAACAGCTTTCAATCGGCAAAGCACCTTACGAACTTCCAGCAACGCTTACTCTTCCAACACGTTCAAAACATCAAAATGTACCCGTTGTCATATTAGTTCACGGATCAGGACCTTCTGATCAAGATGAAACGTTTATGAGCTTAAAGCCGTTTCGAGATCTGGCTTCTGGACTGGCTTCTCGAGGAATCGCCGTTTTACGCTACAACAAGCGTACATACGAACATACAGCTAAAATGTCCGGTGAAAGTAAAATAAACGTTGACGATGAAACAACGGATGATGCCGTACTCGCAGTCAAAGCAATGGCGAAACAAAAAGGTATCGACAGCCGCAATATTTTTATACTGGGACACAGTCAAGGCGGCATGATGATGCCCAGAATTTTAAAGCAAACGCAGGACAAAAGCGTGCGCGGCTCTATTTTACTTGCTGCACCGAGCCGCACACTTCCAGAGTTAATGCTTGAACAATTTGCCTATCTTGTATCGCTGAATCAGCTTCCAAAAGAGCAGCTTACTTTTTTTCAGCAGCAGTTTGCCATTTTACAAGACCCAAGCTTTTCGCCAGCTCAGCCGCCAAAAGAGTTCCTGCTTGGCACGCCTTATTTTTGGTATGACTTAGCTCACTGGCACCCTGCAGAAGTCGCAAAATCTCAGGACACGCCTCTGCTTTTTTTACAAGGAGCGCGTGATTATCAAGTAACGACGGAAGATTTTGAAGGCTGGAAACAAAGCTTATCTCAGCGTTCCAACACTTCTTTTAAGCTTTATCCAAAGCTCAACCACTTTTTCACAGAAGGAACTGGTGAAAAAAGCACGCCCGATGAATATGCTGTTTCAGCCAACATTCCTTCTTATGTCATTGATGATATTGTGAAATGGGTTCGTGAAACGAAAAAGTAA
- a CDS encoding 4Fe-4S dicluster domain-containing protein: MIELLSEDRCINCNLCVSVCPTNVFDRSRMGGAPSIARQSDCQTCFMCELYCPVDALYVTPLAEQTVEVNEQHVINQHLLGSYREAVGWGKGRKSTASSDQSHIILNKK, encoded by the coding sequence ATGATCGAGCTTCTTAGTGAAGACCGATGTATTAACTGCAATCTTTGTGTATCCGTTTGTCCAACAAATGTCTTTGACCGCTCTCGAATGGGAGGTGCTCCTTCCATAGCTCGTCAATCCGATTGTCAAACTTGCTTTATGTGTGAACTGTACTGTCCGGTAGATGCTTTATATGTGACGCCTTTAGCTGAACAAACTGTAGAAGTAAATGAACAGCATGTAATAAATCAGCACTTGCTCGGAAGTTACCGGGAAGCTGTAGGCTGGGGAAAAGGAAGAAAATCCACCGCTTCTTCCGATCAGTCGCATATCATCTTAAATAAAAAGTAA
- a CDS encoding FAD-dependent oxidoreductase — protein sequence MTADFHFHTDVLIIGGGPAGAWAALQAVKEGAKAALVDKGYCGTSGATAPSGTGVWYVKPTSDEQMTAMKSREELGGYLAERSWMKRVLDCTFEQVNELAHFGYPFPVDEKGISQRTTLQGPEYMRLMRRQLQKADVQILDHSPALELLADEHGVAGACGINNQTQETWRVEAAAVVIATGGCAFLSGALGTNVLTGDGYLLATEAGAALSGMEFSNAYSISPAFSPITKSAFYKWATFYYEDGTVIEGAGSHKGRSIIARTLMTQPVYARLDKADESIQKAMRLSQPNFFLSFDRLHINPFTQMFPITLRFEGTVRGTGGIHITDETCRTDIPGLYAAGDAATRELICGGFTGGGSHNAAWAISSGCWSGKAAAAFAVKQGKNAASRHAKGVSEASGITKSVASSDAADTKEMIASVQREVFPYDRNWFRSEVRLQDSLMKLNAVWDELKNGVYDKERNIVRSRELAAMTATARWMYTSALERKETRGMHRRDDFPFMDSKQHYRILSGGVQEVWARPLGTKSSDRVKGVI from the coding sequence ATGACTGCCGACTTTCATTTTCATACAGATGTATTAATTATTGGAGGAGGCCCTGCTGGTGCATGGGCAGCTCTGCAAGCAGTTAAAGAAGGTGCAAAAGCTGCACTTGTTGATAAAGGATATTGCGGAACGAGCGGAGCAACTGCGCCTTCTGGTACAGGAGTTTGGTATGTAAAGCCCACTTCTGATGAACAGATGACCGCGATGAAAAGCAGGGAAGAGCTGGGAGGATATTTAGCCGAAAGAAGCTGGATGAAGCGAGTGCTTGATTGTACGTTTGAACAAGTAAATGAGTTAGCGCATTTTGGCTATCCGTTTCCAGTAGATGAAAAAGGGATTTCTCAGCGAACGACTCTTCAAGGTCCTGAATATATGAGATTAATGCGGCGTCAGCTTCAAAAAGCAGACGTTCAGATTTTGGACCACAGCCCCGCACTGGAGCTTCTTGCAGATGAACACGGTGTGGCAGGTGCGTGCGGAATCAATAATCAAACGCAAGAAACATGGAGAGTAGAGGCTGCTGCAGTTGTGATTGCAACGGGAGGGTGTGCATTTCTGAGCGGAGCACTCGGTACAAATGTTTTAACAGGAGACGGTTACTTATTAGCTACAGAAGCAGGTGCGGCCCTTTCAGGTATGGAGTTTTCAAATGCTTATTCAATTTCGCCAGCTTTTTCTCCAATCACAAAATCTGCATTTTATAAATGGGCTACATTTTATTATGAAGACGGTACAGTGATTGAAGGAGCCGGTTCTCATAAAGGACGTTCCATCATTGCCAGAACGTTAATGACCCAGCCCGTTTATGCAAGGCTGGACAAAGCGGATGAAAGCATTCAAAAAGCCATGCGCTTATCACAGCCAAATTTCTTTTTATCATTTGATCGTCTTCATATAAATCCCTTTACTCAAATGTTTCCAATCACCCTGCGTTTTGAAGGAACTGTTAGAGGAACAGGAGGTATTCACATTACAGATGAAACGTGTAGAACCGACATTCCAGGTTTATATGCAGCCGGAGATGCGGCAACGCGCGAATTAATTTGCGGAGGATTTACGGGAGGAGGAAGCCATAATGCAGCGTGGGCTATCTCTTCAGGCTGCTGGTCAGGAAAAGCAGCGGCAGCATTTGCTGTTAAGCAAGGAAAAAATGCCGCAAGTCGACATGCAAAAGGCGTATCAGAAGCGTCAGGAATCACAAAGTCAGTAGCTTCTTCTGACGCAGCAGATACGAAGGAAATGATAGCATCGGTTCAGCGCGAAGTCTTTCCATATGATCGAAACTGGTTCCGTTCAGAAGTAAGACTGCAAGATTCCCTTATGAAGTTAAATGCCGTGTGGGATGAGTTGAAGAATGGAGTATATGATAAAGAAAGAAACATCGTGAGAAGTCGAGAGCTTGCGGCCATGACGGCAACGGCGCGATGGATGTATACAAGTGCATTAGAAAGGAAAGAAACGCGAGGAATGCACCGGCGTGACGATTTTCCGTTTATGGATTCCAAGCAACACTACCGCATTCTAAGCGGAGGGGTGCAGGAAGTCTGGGCGAGACCCTTAGGTACAAAATCTTCTGATCGCGTAAAGGGGGTTATTTAA
- a CDS encoding MFS transporter: MASAQPHVIQSRQDIINFVNSNPVTSKSWKIILVALGGIFVDAYDFTSLGIGADQLKEQFNLSPAGLGSLTAIMALGALLGATVGGYYTDKFGRNKMFLIDLFFMVFSALGAALATDLVWLFIFRFLMGVGVGLDVPVALSFIAEFSNLKKKGQYVNLWCPLWYVAATVTGLVVLPFYLLGQHEDIWRWSVGFGAVAALIVLILRYRYMDESPMWAAHHLPLKEAVKVLEKTYDIQVTVAKNAKEEPLSRSKKLSYKAIFQGKYRARTFLASIITATQSMQYFAVGFYIPTISTLIFGKGMIYAIIGTLFFNLFGIIGGFTQSRLTEQVGIRKLAITGYTICSLSLVLMGLTGDTHFIALPILFIALFIFGQSFGPGAQGMTMATLSYPTELRGLGSGWGQGTTRIGSILGFYLFPVVLSIGGIYTTFLVLTIVPVIGLIATILIKWEPIGTDVEKEEEQEFESDKSFSKKSEVYH; this comes from the coding sequence ATGGCAAGTGCTCAACCACACGTAATTCAATCGCGTCAAGACATTATCAACTTTGTTAATTCAAATCCAGTTACCTCTAAAAGCTGGAAAATCATTTTAGTAGCGTTAGGCGGCATTTTTGTCGATGCCTATGACTTTACCAGTCTTGGAATTGGAGCTGATCAGTTAAAAGAACAGTTTAACCTTTCTCCTGCCGGTCTTGGAAGTCTTACAGCTATTATGGCCCTTGGCGCTTTGTTAGGAGCCACTGTAGGAGGATACTACACGGACAAATTCGGCCGCAACAAAATGTTTTTAATTGATTTATTTTTTATGGTCTTCTCCGCTCTTGGCGCTGCTTTAGCAACTGATTTAGTTTGGTTGTTTATCTTTCGGTTTTTAATGGGCGTAGGCGTAGGGCTAGATGTTCCGGTAGCGCTCAGCTTTATTGCAGAGTTCAGCAATTTAAAGAAAAAAGGTCAATACGTGAACTTGTGGTGTCCCCTGTGGTATGTGGCTGCAACTGTTACTGGACTTGTTGTTCTCCCTTTTTATCTGCTTGGGCAGCATGAAGATATTTGGCGCTGGTCGGTAGGATTTGGAGCTGTTGCTGCACTAATCGTGCTAATTTTGCGCTACCGCTACATGGATGAAAGTCCGATGTGGGCCGCTCATCACCTTCCGCTTAAAGAAGCGGTCAAAGTGTTAGAGAAAACCTATGACATACAAGTCACAGTGGCTAAAAATGCAAAAGAAGAACCATTATCTCGTTCAAAAAAACTGTCTTACAAAGCTATTTTCCAAGGGAAGTATCGGGCTCGGACATTTCTAGCTTCCATCATTACGGCTACTCAAAGTATGCAGTACTTTGCCGTTGGCTTCTATATCCCAACCATTTCTACGCTTATTTTTGGCAAAGGAATGATTTATGCAATTATCGGTACTCTTTTCTTTAATTTATTTGGGATTATTGGCGGCTTTACACAATCACGGCTAACTGAGCAAGTCGGTATAAGAAAGCTTGCCATTACAGGCTATACCATTTGTTCTTTAAGCTTAGTCCTGATGGGGCTCACAGGCGATACACATTTTATTGCGCTGCCAATTTTATTTATTGCTTTATTTATTTTCGGTCAATCTTTTGGACCCGGAGCGCAAGGGATGACGATGGCTACTCTTTCTTACCCGACTGAACTGCGAGGGCTAGGCTCTGGATGGGGGCAAGGAACAACGCGTATTGGCAGTATTTTAGGTTTTTACTTATTTCCGGTTGTCCTTTCAATTGGCGGGATCTATACGACGTTTCTGGTTCTTACAATCGTTCCCGTTATTGGGCTGATCGCGACGATTCTTATTAAGTGGGAGCCTATTGGCACAGATGTCGAAAAAGAAGAAGAGCAAGAATTTGAAAGCGATAAAAGCTTTAGTAAAAAAAGTGAGGTCTATCACTAG
- a CDS encoding GNAT family N-acetyltransferase, which yields MVINQQIYNVKGLQYIIRSADTSDAHELSHLRVQLDGETENLDREPGEGCMEESDFKKLIQRDTESKRNLFLVASVHNEIVGFSRCQGNELKRFSHKVEFGVCIAKEHWGYGIGKELLQQSILWADSADMKKMTLNVLETNKKAIDLYTKFGFEIEGVLKNDKVLSDGKYYNTVVMGRFA from the coding sequence ATGGTCATCAACCAGCAAATCTATAATGTAAAAGGACTTCAGTACATCATTCGTTCAGCTGACACCAGCGATGCACACGAACTGTCTCACCTTAGAGTTCAGCTAGACGGAGAAACGGAAAACTTAGATCGTGAACCAGGGGAAGGATGTATGGAAGAATCCGATTTTAAAAAACTTATTCAACGTGACACAGAAAGTAAACGAAACTTATTTTTAGTAGCAAGCGTACATAATGAAATCGTCGGATTTTCAAGGTGCCAAGGCAACGAATTGAAACGATTTTCTCATAAAGTAGAGTTTGGCGTGTGCATCGCAAAAGAACATTGGGGATACGGAATTGGCAAAGAGCTTTTACAGCAGTCCATACTGTGGGCAGATAGCGCGGACATGAAGAAAATGACGTTAAATGTGTTAGAGACCAATAAAAAAGCGATTGATTTATATACAAAGTTCGGGTTTGAAATAGAAGGAGTATTAAAAAATGATAAGGTGCTGTCTGACGGCAAGTACTATAACACGGTAGTGATGGGGCGCTTTGCATAG